A genome region from Cydia pomonella isolate Wapato2018A chromosome 21, ilCydPomo1, whole genome shotgun sequence includes the following:
- the LOC133529680 gene encoding facilitated trehalose transporter Tret1-like, whose amino-acid sequence MCLCLGNVIIGYSLCWSVPVIPKLIDPAQTPLDEALTVDQCSWLAAIFHLGVITGSQTGAFLSNIVGRKPTLILFGALCLSSHIIRVSARNFTTLFVGRIINGLGAGGISSGNLVYIGEIASSDLRGIILTATGVLHTLGSLLVFSVGPYVSYAVVEYTVIALGTVHAAALFFIVESPVYHVIRGNEDAARNTLHFLGRSKDVDKELKTMIENVKQRNIQYTQLNSKHRLLKCTWFDIFRRRRNRRALMITATLLTIQEGSGIICIMSFATTIFRKAASSVNANVATIALGVTQVFGILLAPLLVERYGRKSLLIFSTAACAFWAALLGADFYLELINHPLLSSIRWIPLATLISFLICYNAVKYSFKFLINIY is encoded by the exons ATGTgct TATGCCTGGGAAACGTAATAATTGGCTATTCACTCTGCTGGTCAGTCCCCGTCATACCAAAATTAATAGATCCAGCACAAACCCCACTAGACGAAGCATTGACGGTGGATCAGTGTTCGTGGTTGGCTGCCATCTTTCATCTAGGAGTTATAACAG GTTCCCAAACCGGAGCATTTCTCTCAAACATAGTTGGCAGAAAACCCACTCTTATACTATTTGGAGCGCTCTGTCTATCCAGCCATATTATAAGAGTATCGGCAAGGAACTTCACGACTTTATTCGTAGGGAGGATAATTAACGGCCTTGGAGCTGGAGGCATTTCCAGTGGAAACCTGGTCTATATTGGGGAGATAGC atCATCAGATCTAAGAGgaatcatattaacagcaacaggGGTTCTCCATACCCTCGGCAGTCTGTTGGTATTCTCAGTGGGTCCATACGTATCCTACGCGGTGGTGGAATATACTGTCATAGCCTTAGGAACCGTTCATGCGGCGGCGTTGTTTTTCATTGTTGAAAGTCCTGTGTATCATGTTATTAGAG GTAATGAAGATGCTGCAAGAAATACTTTACACTTCCTCGGACGAAGTAAAGATGTTGACAAAGAACTTAAAACAATGATCGAAAATGTAAAGCAAAGAAACATACAGTATACACAACTAAATTCTAAACACCGATTACTCAAATGTACATGGTTCGATATATTTCGAAGAAGACGTAATAGACGGGCTTTGATGATCACAgctacattattaacaattcaAGAAGGTTCAGGAATCATTTGTATCATGTCTTTTGCAACCACAATTTTTCGAAAAGCAGCATCGTCAGTGAATGCAAATGTTGCGACTATAGCATTGGGAGTAACGCAAGTTTTTGGTATACTTTTAGCACCGTTATTAGttgaaagatatggaagaaaatcATTGTTAATATTTTCTACTGCCGCTTGTGCTTTTTGGGCG gcACTATTAGGAGCCGACTTCTACTTGGAGTTGATAAATCATCCACTACTATCTTCAATCAGATGGATACCATTGGCTACtctgatttcatttttaatctGTTACAATGCTGTTAAGTACTCTTTTAAATTTCTTATTAATATATACTAA
- the LOC133529682 gene encoding membrane transporter D1-like, translating to MIFGAIIGSLISGFTANRVGRKPCLLLTSSFNILGYDIMANAVNVSTMSAGRFVAGVAAGSIAVLNVVYLGEIA from the exons ATGATCTTTGGAGCCATTATTG GTTCTCTCATATCCGGCTTCACCGCTAACAGAGTCGGCCGCAAGCCATGCCTGCTTCTTACATCTAGTTTCAACATTCTCGGCTATGATATCATGGCAAATGCTGTCAATGTCAGTACCATGAGCGCTGGAAGGTTCGTTGCTGGTGTGGCCGCTGGCTCGATCGCTGTGCTCAACGTTGTTTATCTTGGTGAGATTGCGTAA
- the LOC133529681 gene encoding facilitated trehalose transporter Tret1-like produces MAGIMHVFGNLLVCSLGPYVSVEVACYVCVSISWVHLLALCCVPESPVYQVMKGKLNDARLTLHDLGRSEDIEEELKLICKHTNDALLPQTKDDHGKAKRWIIKLERKNIRGFFITTVLLCLQAGGGRIAVIYFATMIFKSSFSSVDPDVGNVVLGLTELCGVIMTPLLVERCGRRIMLLMSLGFCCLFLTILGSYLYLEVNDYVIINSLRWVPLALLMLFLFTYNFGVGIVPNILSSEMYSPPFRSTCCSISMSLAWFVLLYSCQFEHFNTEIFSYEIFYICAVVNAMGLFFVTFVVPETSGKSLKEIGNLIERHCIF; encoded by the exons ATGGCCGGCATCATGCACGTGTTTGGGAACCTGCTAGTGTGTTCATTGGGCCCGTACGTGTCTGTGGAAGTGGCCTGTTATGTGTGCGTCAGCATCAGCTGGGTGCATTTACTCGCATTGTGTTGTGTGCCGGAGTCTCCTGTGTATCAGGTGATGAAAG GTAAACTTAATGATGCAAGACTCACTCTACACGATCTAGGAAGAAGTGAAGACATTGAAGAAGAATTAAAACTCATTTGTAAACATACCAACGACGCGCTACTACCACAAACGAAAGACGACCACGGAAAAGCAAAACGATGGATAATAAAACTTGAGAGGAAGAATATAAGAGGCTTTTTCATAACAACAGTTCTCCTTTGTCTGCAAGCTGGTGGCGGAAGGATAGCAGTGATTTACTTTGCAACTATGATTTTTAAAAGTTCGTTTTCTTCAGTAGATCCTGATGTGGGGAACGTTGTACTTGGATTGACAGAGTTGTGTGGGGTCATCATGACCCCTTTGCTGGTTGAGAGGTGCGGTCGTCGAATCATGTTGCTGATGTCACTTGGTTTTTGCTGTTTGTTTCTG ACTATCTTGGGATCATATTTGTATCTTGAAGTCAACGATTATGTGATAATTAACTCATTAAGATGGGTGCCTCTTGCATTGCTGATGTTATTTTTGTTCACTTACAACTTTG GTGTAGGCATCGTACCAAACATCTTAAGCAGTGAGATGTACAGTCCGCCCTTCAGAAGCACCTGTTGTTCCATCTCCATGAGCTTGGCGTGGTTTGTACTCCTGTACAGCTGTCAGTTCGAACACTTCAACACAGAGATCTTTTCCTACGAGATCTTCTACATTTGTGCTGTTGTCAACGCTATGGGCCTCTTTTTTGTCACATTCGTCGTGCCAGAAACAAGTGGGAAGAGTTTGAAGGAAATTGGGAATCTGATTGAACGTCACTGTATTTTTTGA